The DNA region AAGCAGGTTGCTTTCGTCATTCGTAAGGGTGCGCTGACAGACGCTCCGATGGTCGAGTACAAAAACGATAATACCATGGTACGTGAGGAGATAATCCGTCATATCGTTAGGATAAGTGGTGAAGATCCAATCGTTTCGACTACAGGTAAAGCAAGTCGTGAGCTTTTCGAGATAAGAGAGGCAAATGGACAGAGCCACAAGTATGATTTTCTAACGGTTGGCAGCATGGGTCACAGCTCCTCAATAGCGTTTGGCGTAGCGATAAACAAGCCTGATAGTAAGGTTTGGTGCATTGATGGTGATGGAGCTGTGCTGATGCACATGGGCAGCATGGCTGTTCTTGGTGCAAATAAGCCCGCAAATATGGTTCACATCGTAATAAACAACTCTGCACATGAAACTGTTGGTGGAATGCCTACGGTTGCTGGGCAGATAGATGTTGTTGGCGTGGCAAAAGCTTGCGGGTATCCGAATGCGGTTTGTGTTGATAGTTTTGAAACGCTTGACAGAGAGCTTGAAGCAGTTAAGGCCCGAAATGAGCTTTCTCTTATTTGAAGTAAAGTGTATATTGGTGCGAGAGATGATCTTGGGAGAACCTACTACTACAGCTATTGAGAATAAGCAGGAATTTTATGGAATATATTATTTAATGTTGGAGATTTATCTATGTGCGGCATAGTAGGCTTCACCGGAACAAAACAGGCAGCTCCCATACTTCTT from Ruminococcus albus AD2013 includes:
- a CDS encoding thiamine pyrophosphate-dependent enzyme, with protein sequence KQVAFVIRKGALTDAPMVEYKNDNTMVREEIIRHIVRISGEDPIVSTTGKASRELFEIREANGQSHKYDFLTVGSMGHSSSIAFGVAINKPDSKVWCIDGDGAVLMHMGSMAVLGANKPANMVHIVINNSAHETVGGMPTVAGQIDVVGVAKACGYPNAVCVDSFETLDRELEAVKARNELSLI